In one Culex quinquefasciatus strain JHB chromosome 2, VPISU_Cqui_1.0_pri_paternal, whole genome shotgun sequence genomic region, the following are encoded:
- the LOC6040550 gene encoding sister chromatid cohesion protein PDS5 homolog B-B → MADIIYPPGCRPINEDMGPDELIRRLKTLTHTLQAMGQDEGMYTQYIPLAVHLADEYFLQHASKDVQLLIACCIADVLRVYAPEAPYKDQDQIKGIFLFLIKQLNGLKDPKDPAFKRYFYLLENLAYVKSFNMCFELEDCQEIFCTLFSLMFKIVNDEHSCKVKSFMLDVLCPLITESDSVSNDLLDLIFINIVEPLRTQKKNAYQLAKDLIVKTSDTLESYTQAFFNQILILDKYEKQYQIMPKIYDVIYELNVISPSILLSVLPQLECKLKSAQENERLKAVSLLARMFSEKDSTLAKQYGPLWRQFLGRFYDIAVPIRIKCVQSTMHFLLNHPNLRKDIIDILKVRQHDSDETVRYEVVMAIVETAKRDFQIVSESEDLLEFVKERTLDKKYKIRKEAMNGLAMIYKKYLSDSNVPEATKKAINWIKDKILHGYYMTGIEDRLLVERLLITCLVPYQLPAEDRMKKLYQLLGTIDENATKAFIELQKNQLKVRRSVAEWIKLHRIKEINPTIQKDMNAKCTNIAKQLPEPVKAQEFLLKFSAQMRKDPKLISEMETILKRDVSCKECADTMAIVLKKLGQPIMTNTYYNTVKMLLERIASVMVDKQSIGILIELIQECMNGSEVIDEVSLPSESAGERGLKLLTVLAYVFSAHFQHEEILRHMIGLLNFDEEYVAPYVLKAFTYLGRYKPLIESHLEIIKELAPICKEFAVAGSPKQAKHAIRCMFVNTQSGDPSVDPSIDIFPDIVESFKGTLNPDNEHYRTAIVSLGHIAYNLPEKFHVQIKNIISRKIVKELLVKEASEGRPEGLSSDWCDEEDLPEETRCKVEGLKTMARWLLGLKKDVLSAQKTFRMLNAFISKKGDLLEQGTLSSAEKSWLRLSAGKAMLKICEQKGVGDQFIAEQFYNLSQLMSDPVLEVRDIFVKKLHKGLNKGIPHKCLPLDFMGFYVLGGREPDRKLQQQIKSNIETDVNRRREYVKTFATVERAMCQLPHILPDYMLVFAVPVLTHDPRFTRHTDPVQLRQIERCLWMILEPLVNNKEFFCFGFYKNLIERMKNHKDSLKPDDEDTNNKLWAICDIALGLILTKVNTFDAREFPVDARIPSMYFQAQPESFHNDRLYIPEDMYHLTGSSSSAPAKKTLAGDRKKPTTSKNALNHEGNGGTSEDNVGIDSGADDDEPPTKKMHSSSNEDD, encoded by the exons ATGGCAGATATCATCTATCCGCCGGGATGTCGGCCAATAAACGAGGACATGGGTCCGGACGAGTTGATTCGGCGGCTGAAAACGCTGACACACACACTGCAGGCGATGGGTCAGGACGAGGGAATGTACACACAGTATATTCCGCTTGCCGTGCACCTGGCGGACGAATACTTTCTTCAGCATGCTTCCAAGGACGTCCAGCTGTTGATTGCGTGCTGCATAGCGGACGTGCTGCGGGTATATGCGCCGGAAGCGCCGTACAAGGACCAGGACCAGATTAAGGGCATCTTTCTGTTTCTGATCAAGCAGCTGAACGGGCTGAAGGACCCGAAGGATCCGGCTTTTAAGCGGTACTTTTATCTGCTGGAGAATCTGGCCTACGTAAAGTCCTTCAATATGTGCTTCGAGCTAGAGGATTGCCAGGAGATATTCTGTACGCTGTTCAGTTTGATGTTCAAGATTGTCAA cgACGAGCACAGCTGCAAGGTAAAGTCGTTTATGCTGGATGTGTTGTGCCCGTTGATCACCGAGTCGGATTCCGTTTCGAACGATCTGCTGGATTTGATATTCATCAACATTGTGGAACCGCTGAGGACACAGAAGAAGAACGCGTACCAGCTGGCCAAGGATCTGATCGTGAAGACGAGCGACACGCTCGAGTCGTACACGCAGGCCTTCTTCAACCAAATTCTCATACTGGACAAGTATGAAAAGCAGTACCAGATAATGCCCAAGATCTACGACGTCATCTACGAGTTGAACGTAATTAGTCCGTCGATTTTGCTGTCGGTGCTTCCTCAGCTGGAGTGTAAGCTAAAGTCTGCCCAGGAGAACGAACGACTGAAGGCGGTTTCGCTGCTGGCCCGGATGTTCTCCGAGAAGGATTCAACGCTGGCCAAGCAGTACGGCCCGCTGTGGCGACAGTTCCTAGGTAGATTCTACGACATTGCCGTTCCTATCCGCATCAAGTGTGTTCAGAGCACGATGCACTTTCTGCTCAATCATCCAAACCTGAGGAAAGACATCATCGACATTCTGAAGGTCCGCCAGCACGACTCGGACGAAACGGTCCGTTACGAGGTGGTGATGGCCATCGTGGAGACTGCAAAGCGAGACTTTCAGATCGTGTCCGAGTCGGAGGATTTGCTCGAGTTCGTGAAGGAACGTACGCTGgataaaaagtacaaaattcgCAAGGAAGCGATGAACGGACTGGCGATGATCTACAAAAAGTATCTCAGCGATAGCAACGTGCCCGAGGCGACGAAAAAAGCCATCAACTGGATAAAGGATAAAATATTGCATGGATATTACATGACCGGGATCGAGGATCGACTGCTGGTCGAGCGGCTTCTCATCACCTGCCTAGTTCCGTATCAACTGCCGGCCGAAGATCGTATGAAGAAGCTGTACCAGTTGCTTGGCACGATTGACGAAAATGCCACGAAGGCGTTTATCGAGCTGCAGAAGAACCAACTCAAGGTGCGACGAAGTGTGGCGGAATGGATCAAACTGCACAGGATCAAGGAGATCAATCCGACCATCCAGAAGGACATGAACGCCAAGTGCACCaacattgcaaaacaactgccAGAGCCGGTGAAAGCGCAAGAATTTCTGCTCAAGTTTAGCGCGCAGATGCGCAAAGATCCGAAGCTCATATCCGAGATGGAGACTATTTTGAAGCGGGACGTGTCCTGCAAAGAGTGCGCTGATACCATGGCGATCGTACTGAAAAAGCTCGGCCAACCGATCATGACCAATACGTACTACAACACGGTCAAGATGTTGCTCGAGCGTATCGCCTCCGTCATGGTCGACAAACAATCAATCGGAATCCTGATCGAGCTCATACAGGAATGCATGAACGGATCGGAAGTGATTGACGAAGTCAGTCTACCCTCGGAATCGGCGGGCGAGCGTGGCCTCAAGCTGTTGACCGTCCTGGCGTACGTATTTTCCGCGCACTTCCAACACGAAGAGATTCTGCGCCACATGATCGGCTTGCTCAACTTTGACGAGGAATACGTCGCGCCGTACGTGCTGAAGGCTTTCACGTACCTGGGCCGCTACAAGCCGCTGATTGAGTCGCACCTCGAAATCATCAAAGAACTGGCCCCGATCTGCAAGGAGTTTGCCGTGGCCGGGTCGCCGAAGCAGGCCAAACACGCAATTCGCTGCATGTTCGTCAACACCCAGTCCGGCGATCCGAGCGTCGATCCCAGCATAGACATCTTCCCGGACATTGTGGAGTCGTTCAAGGGTACGCTCAACCCAGACAACGAACACTACCGGACGGCGATCGTCAGCCTCGGTCACATTGCGTACAACCTGCCGGAAAAGTTCCACGTACAAATCAAGAACATAATCTCGCGTAAAATCGTCAAAGAACTGCTCGTGAAGGAAGCGTCCGAAGGTCGACCCGAGGGCCTCAGCTCGGACTGGTGCGACGAAGAAGATCTCCCCGAGGAAACCCGCTGCAAGGTGGAGGGACTCAAAACGATGGCACGTTGGCTGCTGGGCCTCAAAAAGGACGTCCTTTCGGCCCAGAAGACGTTCCGGATGCTGAACGCCTTCATCAGCAAAAAGGGCGACCTGCTCGAGCAGGGGACGCTCTCGTCGGCGGAGAAATCCTGGCTGCGGCTCAGCGCCGGCAAAGCAATGCTCAAGATCTGCGAGCAAAAGGGCGTCGGTGATCAGTTCATCGCGGAGCAGTTCTACAACCTGTCCCAGCTGATG TCCGATCCGGTGCTGGAAGTTCGGGACATCTTCGTCAAGAAGCTGCACAAGGGCCTCAACAAGGGCATCCCCCACAAATGTCTTCCGCTGGACTTTATGGGCTTTTACGTGCTGGGCGGACGGGAACCGGAcagaaa ACTACAGCAGCAGATCAAGTCGAACATCGAAacggacgtcaaccgaagaagGGAATACGTCAAGACCTTTGCCACCG TGGAACGCGCCATGTGCCAGCTGCCGCACATCCTGCCCGACTACATGCTGGTGTTTGCCGTCCCTGTATTGACGCACGATCCGCGCTTCACGCGGCACACCGACCCGGTCCAGCTGCGCCAGATCGAGCGCTGCCTGTGGATGATCCTCGAGCCGCTCGTCAACAACAAGGAGTTCTTCTGCTTTGGCTTCTACAAGAACCTGATCGAGCGGATGAAGAACCACAAGGATTCGCTCAAACCGGACGACGAGGACACCAACAAT AAACTGTGGGCCATCTGCGACATTGCCCTGGGGCTGATTCTGACCAAAGTAAACACGTTCGACGCGCGCGAGTTTCCCGTGGACGCGCGCATCCCCTCGATGTACTTCCAAGCGCAGCCCGAAAGTTTCCACAACGACCGGCTGTACATCCCCGAGGACATGTACCATCTGACGGGGTCGTCCTCGTCGGCGCCCGCGAAAAAGACGCTCGCTGGG GACCGCAAAAAGCCGACCACTTCGAAGAATGCGCTGAACCACGAAGGCAACGGCGGAACCAGCGAGGACAATGTCGGCATCGATTCCGGCGCGGACGACGACGAACCGCCGACGAAAAAGATGCACAGCAGTAGCAACGAGGACGACTAA
- the LOC6040551 gene encoding protein phyllopod, with protein MSTPASSSDATPGKDGGPGPAPAAAAPPAAGKKTNVCLICGIYTNLSLNIFEPRNGPNIREVIYQKYNFRAERSDTEDKYICFSCNNWLINWYSLQHLSESRNYESTPSSSRQSQSSENRNKRPKNNGRSSSSAAPGSSRDKENLEQDNVVSSTVKSPEKENASPKRKPKRPSSGRPVLKLSSQHNMISSSTEASNANSTTLVKPFESHLIRMLENQGTSVIKESNKLANPFRSQAENSPALSTGKRSLDSQLAAESTNSSDIVLSFNSAISEVVNVLPTLNSLRQHQLSPSCNENDQIDQHFLRTHRMSRSLSISLIDSAPTER; from the exons ATGAGCACTCCCGCCTCGTCGAGCGACGCGACCCCCGGAAAGGACGGCGGACCAGGTCCGGCCCCGGCGGCAGCAGCACCACCAGCGGCTGGCAAAAAGACCAACGTTTGCCTCATCTGCGGAATCTACACCAACCTGTCGCTGAACATCTTCGAGCCCCGGAACGGGCCCAACATCCGCGAGGTCATCTATCAAAAGTACAACTTTCGG GCGGAACGAAGTGACACCGAGGACAAATACATCTGCTTCAGCTGCA ACAATTGGCTCATCAATTGGTACTCGCTGCAGCACTTGTCCGAATCCCGCAACTACGAATCGACGCCATCGTCCAGCCGCCAGTCCCAGTCGTCGGAGAACCGGAACAAGCGACCGAAAAACAATGGCCGCTCCAGCTCTAGTGCGGCGCCCGGTTCCAGCCGAGACAAGGAAAACCTCGAACAGGACAATGTCGTGTCTTCCACGGTAAAATCGCCGGAAAAGGAAAATGCCTCGCCAAAGAGAAAACCCAAACGACCATCATCCGGCCGCCCGGTACTGAAGTTGTCCTCACAACACAACATGATCTCCAGCAGTACCGAAGCCAGCAACGCCAACAGCACAACTCTAGTCAAACCGTTTGAATCTCATCTCATCCGGATGTTGGAAAATCAAGGAACGAGCGTGATCAAAGAGTCCAACAAACTCGCGAATCCGTTCCGCAGTCAAGCTGAAAACAGCCCTGCCCTCTCGACCGGGAAACGATCGCTAGACTCGCAGCTTGCAGCGGAATCGACGAACAGCAGCGACATCGTCCTCAGCTTCAACTCCGCCATCTCCGAAGTGGTCAACGTGCTGCCAACGTTAAACTCGCTCCGTCAGCACCAACTCAGCCCCAGCTGCAACGAGaacgaccaaatcgaccaacaCTTTCTGCGCACCCATCGGATGTCACGTTCGCTGTCCATTTCGCTGATCGATTCGGCGCCAACGGAACGTTAG